The Desulfatibacillum aliphaticivorans DSM 15576 genome includes a window with the following:
- a CDS encoding MBL fold metallo-hydrolase gives MKIKYYGVRGTVPTPGQSTIRYGGNTPCVAVWCGEELVILDAGTGLRVLGDELADSCFGNGKGSATLLISHTHWDHIQGFPFFSPGYVQGNVIRIMGAHQINKGLETAMHYQQQYQNFPVLLSQMPSRITFKALEEGVGHRIGEVDIETAEMNHPGGSFAYRVTWKGKSVVYATDTEHYDSVDHKLTPLCKDADILIYDSTYTPEEYPNFKGYGHSTYEEGIKLARAANVKSLHLFHHHPNHTDEMLDAMQKKARADFPQTYVAREGWELEI, from the coding sequence ATGAAAATCAAATACTACGGAGTAAGGGGAACCGTACCCACGCCCGGCCAAAGCACCATCCGCTATGGGGGAAACACGCCCTGCGTGGCCGTCTGGTGCGGCGAGGAACTGGTCATCCTGGACGCCGGCACAGGCCTGCGCGTCCTGGGCGATGAACTGGCGGACTCCTGTTTCGGCAACGGCAAGGGAAGCGCCACGCTGCTCATCAGCCACACCCACTGGGACCACATCCAGGGCTTTCCGTTTTTTTCTCCGGGATACGTCCAGGGCAACGTCATCCGCATCATGGGCGCGCACCAGATCAACAAGGGTTTGGAAACCGCCATGCATTACCAGCAGCAATATCAAAATTTTCCCGTCCTGCTCAGCCAAATGCCCTCCCGCATCACATTCAAGGCCCTGGAGGAAGGGGTGGGCCATAGAATCGGCGAGGTGGACATAGAAACCGCCGAGATGAATCATCCCGGAGGATCTTTCGCCTATCGGGTGACGTGGAAGGGAAAATCCGTGGTTTACGCGACGGATACGGAGCATTACGACTCCGTGGACCACAAGCTGACCCCGTTGTGCAAGGACGCGGACATTCTGATTTACGACAGCACATACACGCCCGAGGAATACCCCAATTTCAAGGGATACGGACATAGCACGTACGAAGAGGGCATCAAGCTGGCCAGAGCGGCCAACGTGAAATCCCTCCATCTTTTTCATCACCATCCCAACCATACCGACGAAATGCTGGACGCAATGCAAAAAAAGGCCCGGGCTGATTTTCCCCAAACCTATGTTGCCAGGGAAGGTTGGGAACTGGAAATATAA
- the queF gene encoding preQ(1) synthase, translated as MSEKVKLRADGPETVDASVLETIDYQYQTSRDIDIRIDQPEFTSVCPMTGLPDFGTIIINYCPDKKIVELKSLKYYFLQYRNVGIFYEHVVNRILEDLVKALEPKRLEVVGDFTPRGGISTQVSAKYVK; from the coding sequence ATGAGCGAAAAAGTCAAGCTCAGGGCGGACGGCCCGGAAACCGTAGACGCTTCCGTGCTGGAAACCATTGATTACCAATACCAAACATCCAGGGACATCGACATCCGGATCGATCAGCCGGAATTCACCTCCGTGTGTCCCATGACCGGGCTTCCCGATTTCGGGACCATCATTATCAACTATTGCCCGGATAAAAAAATTGTAGAGCTGAAGTCTCTCAAGTACTACTTTCTCCAATACCGCAATGTGGGAATTTTTTACGAGCATGTGGTAAACCGGATTCTCGAAGACCTGGTGAAAGCCCTGGAGCCTAAAAGGCTGGAAGTGGTGGGCGACTTCACCCCGCGCGGAGGCATCAGCACCCAGGTTAGCGCCAAGTACGTCAAATAA